In Nitrospira sp., a single genomic region encodes these proteins:
- a CDS encoding (2Fe-2S) ferredoxin domain-containing protein, giving the protein MPKPKYHIVVCTNARPPGHPKPSCGSQGSAQLLMTFNMGLMQRGVMPGEVLVTGSSCLGPCEQGPTVVVYPEGTWYSKVTEADVAVILDEHIKGGKPAAKLNPDAVWK; this is encoded by the coding sequence ATGCCGAAGCCGAAGTATCATATCGTCGTCTGCACCAACGCCAGGCCCCCAGGCCATCCAAAGCCCTCGTGCGGCAGCCAGGGCTCCGCGCAATTACTCATGACCTTCAACATGGGCCTGATGCAGCGAGGCGTGATGCCGGGCGAGGTGCTCGTGACCGGTTCTTCCTGCCTCGGTCCCTGCGAGCAGGGCCCGACCGTCGTCGTGTATCCGGAGGGAACCTGGTATTCCAAGGTCACGGAAGCGGACGTCGCCGTCATCCTCGACGAACACATCAAGGGCGGGAAGCCGGCGGCGAAACTCAATCCGGACGCCGTCTGGAAATAA
- a CDS encoding PhzF family phenazine biosynthesis protein yields MESERRSLKFYQADVFTTQPFGGNPVAVFPDAKGLSDDELQQIAREMNLSETVFVFPPFDPAAVVRLRIFTPTQEIPFAGHPVVGTMFVLTTLGLIAATEPVTRVVQECNIGLFPVDLHVRAGRVLRVVMTQPAPQFLETVDDTEDLYKVSNALGIAKHAITDAKWPLEVVSTGLPVLIVPVRTLTAVRSIEPDSSAIIELCRQFGANGLMVFTTITVESFATVHARMFAPSIGIIEDPATGSAAGALGSYLVHHGVVDVGPMTEITIEQGYEIERPSRILVQVESDDDVIQAVKVGGQCVMVVEGTLNF; encoded by the coding sequence ATGGAGTCCGAACGTCGCTCGCTGAAGTTCTACCAGGCCGATGTGTTCACGACGCAACCCTTCGGCGGCAATCCGGTCGCGGTCTTTCCCGACGCGAAGGGACTGTCTGACGACGAGCTGCAGCAGATCGCCCGGGAGATGAACCTGTCCGAAACCGTGTTCGTCTTTCCGCCTTTCGATCCCGCCGCGGTCGTGAGGCTCCGCATCTTCACGCCGACGCAGGAAATTCCCTTCGCAGGCCATCCGGTCGTGGGCACGATGTTCGTCCTGACGACGCTGGGACTGATTGCCGCCACCGAGCCGGTTACCCGCGTCGTGCAGGAGTGCAACATCGGACTCTTCCCTGTCGACCTACATGTGCGCGCCGGCCGCGTGCTCCGCGTCGTCATGACGCAGCCGGCTCCTCAGTTTCTTGAGACTGTGGACGACACCGAAGACCTCTATAAAGTCTCCAATGCGCTCGGCATCGCCAAGCATGCGATCACCGATGCGAAATGGCCGTTGGAAGTCGTCTCGACCGGGCTGCCGGTGCTGATCGTGCCGGTTCGGACTCTGACGGCGGTTCGCTCGATCGAGCCGGATTCGTCGGCCATCATCGAGCTGTGCCGGCAGTTCGGCGCCAACGGCCTGATGGTGTTCACGACGATCACGGTCGAATCGTTCGCCACGGTCCATGCGCGGATGTTTGCGCCGTCCATCGGCATCATCGAGGATCCGGCGACGGGGAGTGCCGCCGGGGCTCTGGGCTCGTACCTGGTGCACCATGGCGTGGTCGACGTCGGCCCGATGACCGAGATCACGATCGAGCAGGGTTATGAGATCGAACGGCCTTCACGGATTCTGGTGCAGGTGGAATCGGACGACGATGTGATTCAGGCGGTGAAGGTGGGGGGGCAGTGTGTAATGGTGGTGGAAGGGACGTTGAATTTTTAG
- a CDS encoding type II toxin-antitoxin system RelE/ParE family toxin, whose amino-acid sequence MEATPKELRIYVTAEGREPFSNWLNSLQDQRTRAKIRVRLDRVSLGNFGDCHTVGDGVQELRIDYGPGYRVYFGQEGKTILLLLCGGDKDAQSKDIETAKRYWSDYRSRP is encoded by the coding sequence GTGGAGGCTACTCCCAAGGAGCTTCGGATCTATGTCACTGCAGAGGGCCGAGAGCCATTTAGCAATTGGCTGAATTCATTACAAGACCAGAGGACACGTGCAAAGATTCGGGTGCGGTTGGATCGAGTCAGCTTGGGTAACTTCGGGGATTGCCATACTGTAGGCGACGGCGTGCAAGAGCTCCGCATTGATTATGGTCCTGGCTATCGAGTGTATTTCGGACAAGAGGGGAAGACGATCCTGCTACTTCTCTGCGGAGGCGATAAGGACGCGCAGTCCAAGGATATCGAAACAGCGAAACGTTATTGGAGCGATTACAGGAGTCGGCCATGA
- a CDS encoding HNH endonuclease — MEMTLLLNSTYEPLRVVHWQKAIALLWQGKVEVLEVYDREIHGVSISFKLPSVMRLLKLVRLKDSHRAVKFSRINIFTRDGYTCQYCRTKYRTEELTFDHVVPIAKGGRKTWENIVTACWRCNNRKSGRTPDEAGMRLMKRPVKPRWSPIVTITIGIRNTPESWRDYLYWNMELDADPSG, encoded by the coding sequence ATGGAAATGACCCTCCTGCTCAATTCCACCTATGAACCCCTGCGTGTCGTCCATTGGCAAAAAGCGATTGCGTTGCTCTGGCAAGGAAAAGTCGAAGTGCTGGAGGTGTACGATCGCGAGATCCACGGAGTGTCGATCTCCTTCAAGCTGCCGTCGGTCATGCGGCTGCTCAAGCTGGTTCGTCTGAAGGACAGTCATCGGGCAGTCAAGTTTTCACGCATCAACATCTTTACCAGAGACGGGTACACCTGCCAATACTGCCGGACGAAGTATCGGACGGAAGAGCTCACCTTCGACCACGTCGTGCCGATCGCCAAGGGCGGCAGGAAGACCTGGGAGAACATCGTCACCGCCTGCTGGCGCTGCAACAACCGCAAGAGCGGCCGCACGCCGGATGAAGCGGGCATGCGCCTGATGAAGCGGCCGGTCAAGCCGCGCTGGAGCCCCATCGTGACGATCACCATTGGGATCAGGAATACACCCGAGAGTTGGCGGGATTATCTGTATTGGAATATGGAGCTTGACGCCGACCCCTCCGGTTAG
- a CDS encoding radical SAM protein, with protein MKIEYSKGDRASKELIQLRRNTSLEASGRKMKVMLIFPPDWYPSEPYLSLPSLTAVLRKAGHTVVQKDVNLEMWDWYFSEDFLKKVLRRVPQQLDRLRKLSKKRDLADYEMDVQMALCDVTRQKIDDLIKKAGQAKRIVRGEDNFYDIDRLEWAIQVFREVTSTISLVYAPARICMPPMETDLSYKVYASNEVIDAVNDQQVNVYRDVFDHLVKPAIEAEQPDVIGISIVLQQQIFSTMTFCALIKQHFPNIHITLGGNTVTRLRDVLPESPLFQYFDSAVVYEGETAFVQLVEAVGAKWDLSQVPNTIYKDDKGGVYVSALSYAEDMAELPPPDFDGLPLEKYFVPTRTLPYLATRGCYWGRCEFCDHGEGYTAGYRSKKIQDVLAEIKHLRDKYGARHFHFTDESYPPALFRKLARGLVDSKMDIYWTTHMRFEKSLLEDAVWQDAKDSGCRYLHFGYESGVERVLQLMDKATTTEIMTKHLKYTAEAGIWNHCMGFFGFPGETSEEAWQSVQFLEQNKNFVHSLGFGTFDLGRHNPVAKHPEKWGVTAYKNPEWDLALDYYFTVKNGMSIEEAERVFQEFERNHYAGWDLRLYIREYIFLYICKFGLSKLPDLQYRAMKTAGVTPTLAGKM; from the coding sequence ATGAAGATCGAGTACTCGAAAGGCGACAGGGCTTCCAAAGAGCTGATCCAGCTCCGCCGCAACACCTCCCTCGAAGCCAGCGGCCGGAAGATGAAGGTCATGCTCATCTTCCCGCCCGATTGGTACCCCTCCGAACCCTATCTCAGCCTCCCTTCCCTCACCGCCGTCCTCCGGAAGGCCGGCCACACCGTCGTTCAGAAAGACGTTAATTTGGAAATGTGGGACTGGTACTTCAGCGAGGATTTCCTCAAAAAGGTTCTTCGCCGGGTCCCCCAGCAGCTGGACCGTCTCCGCAAGCTTTCCAAGAAGCGAGATCTGGCCGACTATGAGATGGATGTTCAGATGGCGCTGTGTGACGTTACGCGCCAAAAGATCGACGACCTGATTAAGAAGGCTGGGCAGGCGAAGCGGATCGTGCGAGGAGAGGACAATTTCTATGATATCGATAGGTTGGAATGGGCGATTCAAGTCTTCCGTGAGGTCACATCAACCATTTCGCTCGTCTATGCGCCGGCCCGCATCTGCATGCCGCCGATGGAGACGGATCTCTCATACAAGGTCTACGCATCGAACGAAGTCATCGATGCGGTGAATGATCAACAAGTCAATGTTTACCGCGACGTGTTCGACCATCTCGTGAAACCGGCGATCGAGGCGGAGCAGCCGGACGTGATCGGGATCTCGATCGTCCTCCAGCAGCAGATCTTCTCCACCATGACCTTCTGCGCCTTGATCAAGCAGCACTTCCCCAATATCCACATCACGCTCGGCGGCAACACCGTCACCCGCCTGCGCGACGTGCTGCCCGAGTCGCCGCTGTTCCAGTACTTCGACAGCGCGGTGGTCTACGAAGGTGAAACGGCCTTCGTGCAGCTGGTTGAGGCGGTGGGGGCCAAGTGGGACCTTTCGCAAGTTCCCAACACCATCTATAAGGACGACAAGGGCGGCGTTTATGTTTCTGCCCTCAGCTATGCCGAGGACATGGCGGAACTCCCGCCGCCGGATTTCGACGGCTTGCCGCTGGAGAAGTATTTTGTGCCGACGAGGACGCTCCCGTACTTGGCGACGCGCGGCTGCTACTGGGGTCGTTGCGAATTCTGCGACCACGGCGAGGGCTACACGGCCGGCTACCGCTCGAAGAAGATTCAAGATGTGCTGGCGGAGATCAAGCACCTGCGCGACAAGTACGGCGCCCGGCATTTTCATTTCACCGACGAATCCTATCCGCCGGCCCTCTTCCGCAAGCTGGCTCGCGGGCTGGTCGACTCCAAGATGGACATCTACTGGACGACGCACATGCGCTTCGAGAAGAGCCTCTTGGAGGACGCCGTCTGGCAGGATGCGAAGGACTCGGGCTGCCGCTATCTGCACTTCGGCTACGAGTCGGGGGTCGAGCGGGTACTCCAGCTGATGGACAAGGCCACGACGACCGAGATCATGACCAAGCATCTGAAGTATACGGCGGAGGCCGGGATCTGGAACCATTGCATGGGCTTCTTCGGCTTTCCCGGCGAAACGAGTGAGGAAGCTTGGCAGTCGGTGCAGTTCCTCGAGCAGAACAAGAACTTCGTCCATTCGCTCGGCTTCGGCACCTTCGATCTGGGGCGGCACAATCCGGTGGCGAAGCATCCGGAGAAATGGGGCGTGACGGCCTACAAGAACCCGGAGTGGGACCTGGCGCTGGACTACTATTTCACTGTGAAGAACGGGATGAGCATCGAAGAGGCCGAACGGGTCTTCCAGGAATTCGAGCGCAATCACTATGCAGGCTGGGATCTGCGCTTGTATATCAGGGAGTACATTTTCCTATATATCTGCAAATTCGGGTTGTCAAAGCTGCCGGATCTGCAGTATCGGGCTATGAAGACGGCGGGAGTCACGCCGACGCTGGCAGGAAAGATGTAG
- a CDS encoding 2OG-Fe(II) oxygenase family protein, translating into MARQLELSVRPIFSTPLLVFSVPDCACINDQLKQAVLEHESSQLAYRDREVIGWSSPHDMSMMQWAGEPLKQLFEAVTQVAELATEFSARTGKNAQHPHWQVVETWSNVQRNGGTNGYHAHPGSFWSGVYYVDVGDITEGQDTGGELQLYDPRGCLPRMLAPYLRYSMEELHDAGNTISFTPSAGQCVMFPGWQHHAVAPYKGSKPRISIAFNLDPIISK; encoded by the coding sequence ATGGCCCGCCAACTCGAATTGAGCGTTCGGCCTATCTTCTCGACACCACTGCTGGTGTTCTCAGTCCCCGACTGTGCCTGCATCAACGATCAACTCAAGCAAGCGGTCCTCGAGCACGAATCTTCTCAACTCGCCTATCGCGACCGTGAAGTCATCGGATGGTCATCGCCTCATGACATGTCGATGATGCAATGGGCCGGCGAACCGCTCAAGCAGCTCTTCGAGGCCGTCACGCAGGTCGCCGAACTGGCCACGGAATTCTCGGCTCGAACGGGGAAGAACGCGCAACATCCCCACTGGCAGGTCGTGGAAACCTGGTCGAACGTGCAGCGCAACGGAGGAACGAACGGCTACCATGCCCACCCTGGATCCTTCTGGTCCGGCGTGTACTATGTGGATGTGGGCGATATTACCGAGGGACAGGACACAGGAGGAGAATTACAGCTCTACGATCCCCGCGGATGCCTGCCGCGCATGTTGGCGCCTTACCTGCGCTACTCGATGGAGGAGCTGCACGACGCCGGCAACACCATCTCATTCACTCCTTCAGCCGGACAGTGCGTCATGTTTCCAGGCTGGCAGCACCATGCCGTTGCCCCCTACAAAGGCAGCAAACCCCGCATCAGCATCGCCTTCAACCTCGACCCGATCATCAGCAAATAA
- a CDS encoding non-heme iron oxygenase ferredoxin subunit: protein MMSDFVTVAMVDQIPPGTSRTVEVHGVRIALFNVDGTYYAVDNTCPHAGGPLGEGFVKGDVVECPWHGWAFNLRTGERSGNPNITVACCPVQVADGEIQVALPPNFDPHGA, encoded by the coding sequence ATGATGTCGGACTTCGTCACTGTCGCCATGGTCGATCAGATTCCTCCAGGAACCTCGCGTACCGTCGAAGTGCACGGCGTGCGCATTGCGCTGTTCAACGTCGACGGTACCTACTACGCAGTGGACAACACCTGCCCCCATGCGGGCGGACCGCTGGGCGAAGGATTCGTGAAAGGGGATGTGGTTGAATGTCCCTGGCACGGATGGGCGTTCAACCTTCGCACCGGCGAGCGCTCCGGTAATCCGAACATCACCGTCGCTTGCTGTCCGGTCCAGGTGGCGGACGGCGAGATTCAGGTCGCGCTGCCGCCGAATTTCGATCCGCACGGAGCCTGA
- a CDS encoding gamma-glutamylcyclotransferase: MKFFLYGDNVNPTQLKRRAPEHQFVTLATLPEHTIQFGRWSSQWRCGLANVVPSPGEKVWGAVFEVTEEDVKLLDQFEDDVPQGAYRHVQVTVHDEAGEKMLVTTYAAESIGKFKPKDHYLDWVIKGLKHWKFPEECIEQWQLYRPQ, encoded by the coding sequence ATGAAATTCTTTCTCTACGGCGACAATGTCAACCCGACCCAGCTCAAGCGACGGGCCCCGGAGCATCAGTTCGTGACGCTGGCGACGCTCCCCGAGCATACGATTCAGTTCGGCCGCTGGTCGTCGCAGTGGCGTTGCGGCCTGGCCAACGTCGTTCCTTCACCGGGGGAAAAAGTGTGGGGCGCGGTCTTCGAAGTGACGGAGGAAGACGTCAAGCTGCTGGACCAGTTCGAGGACGACGTGCCGCAGGGCGCCTATCGCCACGTACAGGTCACCGTGCACGACGAAGCGGGCGAAAAAATGCTTGTGACCACTTACGCCGCCGAATCCATCGGCAAGTTCAAGCCCAAGGACCATTACCTCGATTGGGTGATCAAAGGTCTCAAACACTGGAAGTTCCCAGAGGAATGCATCGAGCAGTGGCAGTTGTATAGGCCGCAGTAA
- a CDS encoding zinc-binding dehydrogenase: MKAVVFREHGGPEKLSYEEMPEPQIGPDDVLIRVRACALNHLDIWIRQGSPAYPMPLPHISGSDIAGEVEAVGGHVDGVRADSIKVGERVFLSPGISCWRCNECLAGRDNFCRSYTLIGAMAHGGYAEYVKVPIRNVLPIPGNLSFEQAAAFPLVSVTASHMLFSLAQLQLGETVLVMGAGSGVGSMAVQMAHLAGARVITTVGSEDKIQKAALLGAHAVIDHRREKVAERVKLLTEGRGVDVVIEHIGPEVWEQCLASLARGGRLITCGATTGAEVKLDLRYVYSRQFTIKGSYMGTRAELVKAAELVGQGKLKPVIDRTYPLKEARAAQEQLLSRKFFGKVVLSC, encoded by the coding sequence ATGAAGGCTGTTGTCTTTAGAGAGCATGGTGGGCCAGAGAAGTTGAGCTACGAGGAGATGCCCGAGCCACAGATCGGGCCTGACGATGTCTTGATCCGGGTTCGCGCCTGTGCTCTCAACCATCTGGACATTTGGATTAGGCAGGGGAGCCCGGCCTATCCGATGCCGCTTCCTCATATCTCGGGTTCGGACATCGCCGGCGAGGTGGAAGCGGTCGGCGGCCATGTGGACGGGGTGCGGGCTGACAGCATCAAGGTTGGCGAACGGGTGTTCCTCTCGCCGGGGATCAGCTGCTGGCGGTGCAACGAATGTCTGGCCGGCCGTGACAACTTCTGCCGATCCTACACGCTGATCGGCGCGATGGCGCACGGCGGCTATGCAGAATATGTGAAGGTGCCGATTCGCAATGTGCTGCCGATCCCCGGCAACCTCAGCTTTGAACAGGCGGCGGCTTTTCCGCTTGTCTCAGTCACGGCATCCCACATGCTGTTTTCCCTGGCGCAGCTTCAGCTTGGCGAGACGGTCCTGGTAATGGGAGCGGGAAGCGGGGTTGGAAGCATGGCCGTGCAGATGGCCCACCTGGCCGGGGCCCGGGTCATTACAACGGTCGGATCGGAAGACAAGATTCAGAAGGCCGCCTTGCTCGGGGCCCATGCGGTGATCGACCATCGCCGCGAGAAGGTGGCGGAGCGGGTGAAACTGCTCACGGAGGGCCGGGGGGTCGACGTGGTCATCGAGCATATCGGGCCGGAGGTGTGGGAGCAGTGCTTGGCCTCGTTGGCCAGGGGAGGTCGCTTGATCACCTGCGGCGCCACGACCGGGGCGGAGGTTAAACTGGATCTGCGGTATGTCTACAGCCGACAGTTCACGATCAAGGGCTCTTATATGGGTACCAGGGCCGAGCTGGTCAAGGCGGCCGAACTCGTGGGTCAGGGGAAGCTCAAGCCGGTCATCGACCGGACCTATCCCCTCAAGGAGGCGAGGGCTGCGCAGGAACAGCTTTTATCTCGAAAATTTTTCGGTAAGGTCGTGCTTAGCTGTTGA
- a CDS encoding bifunctional precorrin-2 dehydrogenase/sirohydrochlorin ferrochelatase has translation MAANPGFPLSLDVRGYPVVVLGGDEEAAEKTQRLLDAGAKVTVVAPMLHDHLKQLAASAKVVHRGRHFREADLESAVLILNMVRGDRDFARSLFAKAREKKVLLWSVDFPEASSVNMPAVVATGHMRLAISTSGQAPALSGFMKEDLERILDGEFAAFVEWLGELREQAKKDEPDVEKRRTLLREALDGFRFLGKVQYPKVWLDHRAQEKAGSPAQP, from the coding sequence ATGGCTGCGAATCCAGGTTTTCCCTTGTCGCTTGATGTTAGAGGTTATCCCGTCGTGGTGCTCGGGGGCGATGAGGAGGCGGCGGAAAAGACGCAACGATTGTTGGATGCCGGCGCCAAAGTAACGGTGGTCGCGCCGATGTTGCACGATCACCTCAAGCAACTGGCCGCGTCCGCGAAAGTGGTCCACCGCGGGCGTCATTTCCGCGAGGCTGACTTGGAAAGCGCCGTTCTGATCCTGAACATGGTGCGAGGGGATCGGGACTTCGCCCGCTCGCTGTTCGCCAAGGCCCGCGAGAAAAAGGTGTTGTTGTGGTCGGTGGATTTTCCCGAAGCGTCGAGCGTGAACATGCCGGCGGTCGTGGCGACCGGACACATGCGTCTGGCCATCAGCACCAGCGGCCAAGCTCCGGCGCTCTCGGGTTTCATGAAGGAGGATTTGGAGCGGATTCTCGACGGCGAGTTCGCGGCATTCGTGGAGTGGCTGGGGGAGTTGCGAGAACAGGCGAAAAAGGATGAGCCGGATGTGGAGAAGCGGCGGACGCTTCTGCGGGAAGCTCTCGATGGGTTCCGATTCTTGGGTAAGGTACAGTATCCGAAGGTCTGGCTCGATCATCGAGCCCAGGAGAAAGCCGGCAGCCCGGCGCAGCCTTGA
- a CDS encoding MogA/MoaB family molybdenum cofactor biosynthesis protein — protein MGSHTAHEHKHDAPRSIGCMVITCSDTRTRETDASGHRIMHMLKDAGHSVVDYCIVKDEPAKIKAKIKAGVANKRIQAIIINGGTGISRRDSTFEAVDGMLEKRLDGFGEVFRYLTYQDIGSPAIMSRATAGIIKGRVLFSTPGSENAVRLAMEKLILPELGHLVKELHK, from the coding sequence ATGGGCAGCCACACCGCTCACGAACACAAACACGATGCCCCTCGGTCGATCGGCTGTATGGTGATTACCTGCAGCGACACACGCACCAGGGAAACGGATGCCAGCGGGCATCGCATCATGCACATGCTCAAGGACGCCGGCCATAGCGTCGTCGACTACTGTATCGTCAAGGACGAGCCGGCCAAGATCAAAGCCAAGATCAAAGCCGGCGTCGCGAACAAGCGGATCCAGGCCATCATCATCAACGGGGGAACCGGCATTTCGCGACGGGATTCCACCTTCGAGGCCGTGGATGGAATGCTGGAAAAACGACTGGACGGGTTCGGGGAAGTGTTCCGCTATCTCACCTACCAGGACATCGGCTCACCGGCCATCATGAGCCGAGCCACCGCCGGAATCATCAAAGGACGCGTGCTCTTCTCCACCCCTGGGTCCGAAAACGCCGTCCGCCTGGCGATGGAAAAGTTGATCCTGCCCGAGCTGGGACATCTCGTCAAAGAACTCCACAAATAA
- a CDS encoding CBS domain-containing protein, which produces MSTVAQIMAKKLKTVGPATTVSSAARTMKAARIGALLVKKGKQLVGIVTDTDIVRRGVAANKSLGKVKVEKIMTSPICTIEGHRPVDDAQDMMGDLAVRHLGVTQNGTIVGIVSVRDLLLHYKRYAQSKIPQMQDYSEPKIGQD; this is translated from the coding sequence ATGTCGACAGTGGCGCAGATCATGGCGAAGAAACTTAAGACGGTCGGTCCGGCGACCACAGTCTCCAGCGCAGCGAGGACGATGAAGGCGGCCCGTATCGGGGCCCTTTTGGTAAAAAAGGGCAAGCAACTCGTCGGCATCGTAACGGATACCGACATTGTTCGCCGGGGCGTGGCCGCCAACAAGAGTTTGGGCAAGGTGAAGGTGGAAAAGATCATGACGTCGCCCATCTGCACAATCGAAGGGCACCGACCGGTCGATGACGCGCAGGACATGATGGGTGACCTCGCCGTGCGCCATCTCGGCGTGACGCAGAACGGCACCATCGTCGGCATCGTCTCGGTGCGCGATCTGTTGCTGCACTACAAGCGGTATGCGCAGTCGAAGATTCCGCAGATGCAAGACTATTCCGAACCGAAGATCGGACAAGACTAG
- a CDS encoding radical SAM protein has translation MSANGLVQIEGLTPIKREDRKSSKVMLLFPPEWVPTAPYLALPSLTAVLRGAGHTVIQRDINIEMYDHFFTTEFLIWVRARQSMQLKAIQMKEKRGELTDHEAGQLALLEQAMTLDVFDLAARAEDAKAVVRGERFYQADKLEWALNTFREAMQFISAAYYPASLVFYPMESNLGYRPGVSKELLACLDDEQVNVYRDICNQLVLPSVSKEKPSVVGISIGTQMQLIAGMTFCKMIKETFPHVHVVVGGNVITRLQEELPHHERLFSEVFDSAILYEGEHALLWLVEALNGQRDMASVPNLMYRNATGVQQNKEVYTEKTTALPIPDFDGFPLDHYFVPERIIPYLATRGCYWGRCTFCDHGQGYFDQYRGMTAQLVVEQVKALRDKYQCRHFLFSDESYPPALFKKVSQMLVDQNVGIKWTTLIRFEETLQDQAVWDLAAKAGCCTLYYGMESANERVLNLMDKHAKKSVIQNNLHQAAKAGIWNHVMAFYGFPGETRDEALETRQFVIDNQPVIHSVELFYFVAYRHTPMVRNPEKFGITIHKQEEYDLPLDYYYTLNEPTGISCMDAMQLCEEFYKNDFQPWAVRVNAREHVFLYISKFGTNKLPQIYAQRQTVGASDSVSGLVTWPVSMGEGEDGKEGMSRVMSHGVGG, from the coding sequence ATGAGCGCTAACGGACTCGTACAGATTGAAGGCCTGACCCCAATCAAGAGGGAAGATCGGAAGTCTTCGAAGGTCATGCTGCTCTTTCCGCCCGAGTGGGTGCCGACGGCGCCCTATTTGGCGCTGCCGTCGCTGACGGCGGTGTTGCGCGGAGCGGGACATACCGTCATCCAGCGCGACATCAACATCGAGATGTACGACCACTTCTTCACGACCGAGTTCCTGATCTGGGTGCGCGCGCGGCAGTCGATGCAGCTCAAGGCGATCCAGATGAAAGAGAAGCGGGGAGAGCTGACGGATCACGAGGCCGGGCAGCTGGCCCTGCTGGAGCAGGCCATGACGCTCGACGTGTTCGATCTGGCAGCCAGGGCGGAAGACGCCAAGGCGGTGGTCCGGGGCGAACGGTTCTACCAGGCGGACAAGCTGGAGTGGGCGCTCAATACCTTCCGCGAGGCGATGCAGTTCATCTCCGCCGCCTACTATCCGGCCTCGCTGGTCTTCTATCCGATGGAAAGCAACCTCGGCTACCGGCCCGGCGTCTCCAAGGAACTCCTGGCCTGTCTCGACGACGAACAGGTGAACGTCTATCGCGACATCTGCAATCAGCTGGTGTTGCCGTCGGTCAGCAAGGAGAAGCCATCCGTCGTCGGCATTTCGATCGGGACGCAGATGCAGCTCATCGCAGGTATGACCTTCTGCAAGATGATCAAGGAGACGTTCCCGCACGTGCACGTGGTGGTCGGCGGCAACGTGATTACGAGATTGCAGGAAGAGCTGCCGCATCACGAGAGGTTATTCTCTGAAGTCTTTGATTCTGCTATTCTTTATGAAGGAGAACATGCGCTGCTCTGGCTGGTGGAGGCCTTGAACGGGCAACGGGACATGGCCTCGGTGCCCAACTTGATGTACCGCAATGCCACCGGCGTGCAGCAGAACAAGGAAGTCTATACGGAGAAGACGACGGCACTGCCGATTCCCGACTTCGACGGCTTCCCGCTAGACCACTACTTTGTCCCGGAGCGGATCATTCCCTACCTCGCGACACGCGGCTGCTATTGGGGACGCTGCACCTTCTGCGATCACGGGCAGGGGTATTTCGACCAGTACCGGGGCATGACGGCGCAGTTGGTCGTCGAGCAGGTGAAGGCCTTGCGCGATAAATACCAGTGCCGGCACTTCCTCTTTTCGGACGAGTCTTATCCGCCGGCGCTGTTCAAGAAGGTCTCGCAGATGCTGGTTGATCAGAACGTCGGCATCAAATGGACCACGCTGATCCGGTTCGAGGAGACGTTACAGGACCAGGCCGTGTGGGATCTCGCCGCAAAGGCCGGCTGCTGCACCCTCTATTATGGTATGGAGTCGGCGAACGAGCGCGTGCTCAATCTGATGGACAAACACGCCAAGAAGAGCGTGATTCAGAACAACCTGCACCAGGCAGCGAAGGCGGGTATCTGGAACCATGTGATGGCCTTCTATGGCTTCCCCGGTGAAACCCGTGACGAGGCGCTGGAGACCAGGCAGTTTGTTATCGACAACCAGCCGGTGATCCATTCGGTCGAGCTGTTCTACTTCGTGGCCTACCGGCACACGCCGATGGTGCGCAATCCGGAGAAGTTCGGCATCACGATCCATAAGCAGGAGGAATACGACCTTCCGCTGGACTATTACTACACGTTGAATGAGCCGACGGGTATCTCTTGCATGGACGCGATGCAGCTCTGCGAGGAGTTCTACAAGAACGACTTCCAGCCCTGGGCCGTCCGCGTAAACGCCCGCGAGCACGTGTTCCTCTATATCTCCAAGTTCGGGACGAACAAGCTGCCGCAGATCTATGCGCAGCGCCAAACGGTCGGCGCATCGGACAGTGTTTCAGGTCTGGTGACGTGGCCCGTTTCTATGGGTGAGGGAGAGGACGGTAAGGAGGGGATGAGCCGGGTGATGAGTCACGGGGTCGGTGGCTAG
- a CDS encoding putative addiction module antidote protein, with amino-acid sequence MRKSKVYQSDLIENLRNAREAEEYLNAALEEDDPELFLLALRNVAEAQGGVAQLAEKTKLNRESLYKMLSERGNPEFRSLEALLHALGFRLAVAVNR; translated from the coding sequence ATGAGAAAGAGCAAAGTCTATCAATCAGACCTGATCGAGAACCTGCGGAATGCGCGAGAAGCTGAAGAATACTTGAATGCTGCGCTGGAGGAGGACGATCCAGAGCTGTTCCTGCTGGCGTTACGAAACGTCGCCGAGGCGCAAGGGGGCGTCGCACAGCTCGCCGAGAAAACGAAGCTCAACCGGGAAAGCCTTTACAAGATGCTCTCTGAACGTGGCAATCCAGAATTTAGAAGCTTAGAAGCCCTTCTCCACGCGTTGGGATTCCGGCTGGCTGTCGCCGTTAATCGGTAA